In Channa argus isolate prfri chromosome 15, Channa argus male v1.0, whole genome shotgun sequence, the DNA window acctcctcctcatAAAGCCTTTTCAGTTCCTCAATCTGCTGAATAAAGGCTTGCTTTCCACGAGAAAGCTGTGACATCAGGGATTCTTTTTCGTCAAGGTGACGAGACATTTCAGCTGAATAATAAGTTTAAGAAAATGTAGAACTGTCATTGACTGTATctgtatattgttttcattgatCAGATATTGTTTTTTCTCACCATTTTCCATCTGCAGTCGAGCTTTCTGGGTAGAAAggtcatttattaatttttcattctcctcctctttgGTTTTTACCTCATTTAGTTGATCTTCCAGTGAACGGCACATTTTCTCTAAATGAAtctttaaattagaaaaacaaagtatttactTGTCATCTCATTATACGTAACTGAACATAAAGCAGCACAATGAATTTGAGAACCCACCTTTGCTTTAGCCATGCTTTCCATATTGCTTGATAGATCGTCCAGCTCTAGCTTCAACTcgctcttctccttctccagtTTCTGCCTGATCCTCTGCACGTTATCCAGCTGTTCTCCGAGCTCAGCCACGCTGTCTAAATGTTTCTTGCGCAGGGCAGCAGAGGTGGCATCATGCTGTAGAGAACTCTCCTCCAGGTCTCTGCGTAGTTTGAGGAATTCAGCTTCACgcttcttgtttttttcaacCTGAGCAGCAGTGGCTCCTCCAGCCTCCTCTAACCTTTCAGTAATCTCCTCCAGCTCTCTGGACAGATCAGACCTTTGCTTTTCTACTTTTGCTCGAGCTGAACGCTCAGCCTCGATTtcttcctccagctcctccattCGGGCCTGTGTTTAGGACATTACATCGTTGTAATAGAAACCTTTTTGAAACCTGAAACTCAGTGAGAGGATTTACATGTATCTTTGAAATATATCCATATGGCTAAGCCAATAATTGATTCTTCACCTGAAGCTCTTTGATTTTCTTCTGTAGCTGAGTACCAAGGGCTTGTTCATCTTCTATTTTTGCCAGCAGCTGTGACAACTCAAAGTCTTTCctgtaaaatgaaattaaatgttgtttttttttttttaatcttgggTATTTAGACAGTTGTTAACATTGTCAAATATGAGTGCTATAGGCTTATAAATTAAGACatgattttttaatatttaatctaaaaaatatttttaatcaggTAGTCCTGCCATAAAGTGCAGGAATAGTAGGCAACTGTGTTTTACAATCAGTTACTACAAAATTGAAAGCTGGTAAATGTTGAGtttaatcattaaaacattattgGTACCAGCTTTTCTAGAGAAAACATACTTTTTTAGCTTTTCATccagctgctgcttttcattttccagATCCATTATGGACTCTTGAGCAAGTTTCATGTCACCCTCAAGCTTCCTCTTAGTTCTCTCCAGGTCCATACGAACCTTCTTCTCGCTTTCCAGTGAGCTCTCCAGCTAAAAGGACAAGCCTTGTTGTCATATGCATCTTAATTTTAGCAGCACTTTTTCAGCACTTACTCTATCTTTTAGTTTCTCACCTCGTCTACCTGCTGATCTAGTTTGGTTTTAGCTTTGATCAGAGCGTTGACTTTATCCTCCTCTGACTGCAGGTCATCCAGTGTTTGCTGATGAGCATCCTGCAGGGCTTTCTTCTCTTTGGACAGCTTAGTAATGTTCTCATCTTGGCTCATGATTTCTTCAGTCAGGTTTTTCACCTACAGGCATTATCAAGAACTTATGTGACAATTCTCCACCAACATTTAGATATGGTCATATATAGATCAGCATTTGGATTTAATAATACCTTGTTTTCAGCAGCGTGTTTGTCCTTCTCCACTTTGGCTAAGGTGAGCTCTAAGTCGTCGATGTCCTTCTTCAGTTCAGCGCACGCATCCTCAAGCTTTCGTTTCTTGGCGGTCAGTTCAGCGTTtacctcctcctcatcttccagTCTCTCTGTTACCTCCTTCAGCTTGGCTTCGAGCTGTATTTTGCTTTTGATCAATCCTTCACATTTCTCCTCTGCATCCAGCAGGTTATCTGCCTCCTGATATCAggtttttgtataaaaattaGAGATAGACGCTTAAACAATATTAATCCAAATATAGTGAACATCTCCGTAGTAAAACTTACAGCCTGGACTTGAAGTACGAGGTCATTCTTCTCTTGTACAATAGAGACCATTTTCTCTTCAAGTTCCTTCCTTCGGTTTTCTGATTTGGCCAAGTCTTCCTTGAGTTTTGTAAAATCCACCTTCATTTGTGCCATTTCCTTCTCGGCCTCGGCGCTCTTCAGAAGAGGTTTGAGCTTAAAGTAAAGCTTCATCCATGGCCAGTGTTTCACGTTCATGAATGAACGGAGGTTATACTGAATGGTGTAGATTGCctccctttcaaaataaaactccagTCAGTTTAGTTTTAAGTATTCAGtctgttttataattttgtataaTCTACattattgtataatataaaaaaatttaaccGTTTCAAATTATTCTATCAGGCAGCCACAAAGGCAGCAAAGGCAAACAGCTTTAAAGCAGTAAATATCTTTACTTTCTGGCAATCATCTTCTGGTATTCCAAACGGATGAGGTATCCACGGCACAGAGCCTGAGTGGACGTCACAACCTGGGCTAACCGTTCATCTCTCATTTCCTCCAAAGCACCCAGCAGACCAGCTTTAAAAAATACCTGGAATATAAGCAAGTGAGGTTTGAACCTCATTCATTTCAGATATCTCTGCCATTTAACAATGTCTCCtgacaaataaaaacctttGTGTGTCCAAACTTGTACTGTGTGCTATCCACATCGATTGAGCCCAGTagtttttctgcagcttttttgtTATCCATAAACTGCCCCTCAGGAACAGCACTGACATTAAGAATCCTGTATCTGTAAGAGGAATAATATGTCTGACTGAATAAAAGAACAAACCTTATAAAATATTCAgacaaagcttttatttacctCTGCTTGAAGTCCCCATAGAGAATTCTGCTTGGAAATCCTTTTCTGCAAATTCGAATGCCCTCCAACACACCGTTGCAACGTAGTTGGTGAATAACAAGATGATTTTCCATTATACCTGTGATGAtagcaattattatttttttagccaTGTTGTACACATGCAAAAAGAAGAATAGTATTAAAAACTACCTGgtgtttttgtctcatttggTATCAAGCATCGCACAAAATGAGGATGAGTTGTTCTCAGATTGGTCATTAGCTTCCCAAGATTCTcctgtaaaatatttacttgtGAATGTATAACTTGTACTTGTTTTTGTGAGTATTGTTTCTATTGCTGATatgtaaacataattttttattcaaaataatagTTTGATGTTTTGCTTAATTGCTTTTTGGGGGAGATACATTTAGACTGGTTCCAATCTTGTTTCCAATTAGCTGCGGTTAGCATAAAGCTGAAGAAAATAACTAGCCTGGTATGGGATCAGGAAGTTATCAAACCATTCAATGGGTAATTATCAGCTCTCATCAGCccataaatgttttacaatacAACCTTTTAGCTTCAAGTAGGTTCAGTAGGTTTTTAATAGATTGACCATCTGTCTTACTCTGAACAAAGCTGACACCGTTTGGAAAGATGCTCCCTTCTTCTTGGATCCTTTCTTTGTTCCTCCTGCAGCTGCGTCTACATTTTGATGCATTAAATTGTATCACTAAGACAAACTAACATGCAAACACGAGgtcttcttttaacaaataGATTCTTCTTTTACCATTTGATCCAGAGAAGTTTGCATAGAACATGCCCAATATTTTGACTGATGACTTTTGGTAAAGCTGCACCACAGACTCGTTCAAGGGGTCTTTGTTCTTCTCCAGCCAACCAGTGATGTTGTAGTCCACATTTCCTGCATAGTGCACCAGTGTGAAGTGAGCTTCAGGCTTCCCTTTGATTGGTTTGGGTTTCAAGAAGCAGTTGTTCTTTCCAAGATGTTGGTCATAGAGTTTGTTCTTGAACGAGGTGTCTGTTGATTTTGGGAACATGCACTCCTCCTCAAGGATGGAGAAGATGCCCATTGGCTAGAAAACAAACCATTCTTGTTCATATTTAACAATAACTATATGAAAGTTAAATTAATTCTATTTAattatgtgtatatgtacatttaatttgatgtaGCCTGTACCTTTTCAATGAGCTCAATGCAGGCAGCCAGATCCATACCAAAGTCAATGAACTCCCATTCAATGCCTTCTTTTCTGTATTCTTCTTGCTCCAATACAAACATATGGTGATTGAAAAACTGTTGCAGCTTTTCATTAGTGAAATTAATGCAGAGTTGCTCCATGCTGTTGTACTGAAGATAAACAGTGGAGATTATCTttgaataaacataaataatttaatgagaCTTTGGAATAAATACAATACAGGCTTTATGCACTTACATCAAAGATCTCAAAGCCAGCGATATCGAGAACTCCAATGAAGTGTTGTCTGGGTTGTTTCGTATCCAGCTGCTGGTTGATTCGCATGACCATCCACAAAAACATCTTCTCATACACTGATTTTGCCAGGGCACCAATAGAGTTGTACACCTTTCACAAAAGGATAAAGACCTGTTTTTAATAGTTGCAACATTTGCAGGGGAATACAAAAGTGGATAAAAGTTTTACATTGCAGAATTACCTGCTGCACATTCTGTCCTTTAGTGACATACTCATTTCCAACTTTCACTCTAGGATAACAAAGGTTCTTCAGCAGATCAGCAGAGTTCAGACCCATCAGATATGCTGCCTTGTCAGCctctacaaaaaaagaaacaactacctcttttgaaccttttttactgtacatgacaGAAACGGCAGTGATAGATGGTCCTCACCCTCAGTGCCATCAGGCTCTGCCTGCTCCTCGCGCTGTTTCTGCTTGAACTTCATGTTCCCATAATGCATCACAGCACCAATCAACTTGTAAATGGACATCTTTTCTTCAGCTGTGAAACCCAGAATATCAAAGGCTTCCTGTTACAGAAAAACATGCCAGAAATTAAACAAAGTTACATATAAAGCAACTAGGTAGAAAGTAGGAGAGAACTCACGTCTGTGGCCATTAACTCTTCTGCATCATTTAGGCTTTTGACACTAATTTCTCCCTGACTGATGAAGGCAAAGTCATAGGGATTGGTGGTGATAAGCAGCAGATctgaggataaaaaaaaaatctaataaaaatctttttagcTTGAATGTCTATGcctaaatgattaaaaaagtcAACAAAGGACCATCAGATTACCAATAAGTTCAGGTTTCTTGTTGCAGGTAAGCTGATAAAAGATGTGATAGCTCCTCTCGGCCACCAGCTGAAATGTCACTCTTGATTTTTCAAGCAAATCTTTCAAaagatgagtaaaaaaaaatattagttatGCAGCAAATTGCAGCATACACGCAGCATATTGTGAAAGATTTAATAAACCTACATGTTTCAATATCTGCAGAAGCCAGTTTTCCAGTTGTCCCAAAGTGTATTCTGATGAATTTaccctaaaaacaaaaagaagtgaCAGCTTTCTGTTGGTGTTAAACAAATCcctgctaaatgtaaatcaaaataaagtccCTCAGGCTAACTCACAAATCGAGAGGAATTGTCATTCCTCACAGTCTTGGCATTGCCAAAAGCTTCCAGCAGAGGGTTAGCTTGGATGATTTGATCCTCCAGAGTCCCctgtagaaaaataaatgtaacaatcaGGCCGTATCCATTGCTCTCTGACAAACAAGGGACTGACTCCACTGCACAGCCTGTCAAAAAACAATGTTAACCCACctgcattttactgttgttctcttttttcttaTCTGAAGAAACAGCGATTGTGGCAAAATACTGAATCACACGTTTGGTGTTGACAGTCTTGCCTGCACCAGATTCTccactaaacaaaaaacacataatttaacatttgCCTATTTCACCTGTCAGAAGTCTGTCATTAGATATAAACTTACGTTATAAGTATGGACTGATTTTCACGatctgagaaacaaaaaaaaacatttcggTTACATGGAACAGAAATTCAAATTGTTCCATTACATTGACTTAAGACAGGACATGTACCAGTCAGCATGAACTGATAGGCATTATCAGACAAGGCAAAGATGTGAGGTGGAACTTCCATCCTCTTCTTCCCTCTGTAGGCCTGCACCACCTCTGGGTTGTAAACTGGCAGCCATTTGTAAGGGTTCACAGTCACACAGAAGAGCCCAGAGTAGGTCTGCATGGAAAAGGCAAGCAGATGCACTTTTAAATCATCAAAGTGGGAAAATATGTGTGAAACaagcaatattttaattttgcataTTAACACATACACTGATAGAAATGAAGAAGTCTATAGTGATGTAtagtatgtatttttttaaacattcataATAATTCCAGCTTTGCAAGTCAATCAAGTTTATTATTGCAGCTACACTGTAATTGCCCATTAAATccacataataaaatgttttaaatatgttgaatgaaagtaaaattattGGCTCCAAGGctgaaaaaaatctacattttattttgtcatcacTCAGCTACAGCTTGCATATAACTAAACATAGCTCTGTTCTCTGTCATAATTCATTCGTAAATGTTCTCTGTTTGCCTTTGTCATTCCACTAAGGTGAATTGATTTGATTGATATGTGTTGTAAATACTTAATGTGTGAAAACCCTCTGCTTCGTTGTCCCAAACACCAATCCTGACCTACTGCCTTAAGTCTAAGGTATCACATTTACTATAACCAGTCAACCTCACTCAGTTTCCTCTGTTGGTGctgcataacattttaaaatgttcagaagTCAAACATTCAACCCAAATAGTTATGTTATCAGTTATTCTTAAGAGTCTCTTAATTTACTGTGGTGATCTGCTTCActgtgaaacagttttaaaaatatatgaaatgaTCTCTAATATTCATTATGAAGGCTTCTCTCTTTTAATTTCAGCATTTGTCTTTCTGATTCATATCTGCTGACAGACTTACATAGATCATCCACGCTGCGTAACGCTCCTTGAGGTTAAAAAGCACTGCAGGCTCATGGAGGTGTGTCATCATCACCATGTCCTCAATCTTATCAAACTTGGGGGGATTCATGGGAAACACTTGGTCATCCCTGACGGTTAAAGTCtaggaaacagaaacacaaataatgcCCAAAGTGAAACAGACTATGATGCTGGAAGTATAAAGCACTTTCAGAAAGTAGACAAAGTTTAGTTTTTACTAGTCTCTCAGATATTGttgcaaaatatttctcttgcaGAAGAAACATTTAGTGCTTCAGGGGAGATTCTCTGTTGAAAACCAAACTAATACAATTCTGAAagttttttattgcagtttttaaagaCAGACACTCTGAGGCTGTGTAAAATTGTTCTCCATCACACTGCAATAAATTCCTGGTCAGGCGTCCTATATAACAGAGAAGACACACTCACAGGCTGTGGTCAGTGCCTAATAAAAGGTCATTGTATCAGTGTAACCCTTTACTTCGCCTACTTTGTCATCGATGGTATTAACAGTGACTCTGCCGTCCGCCTTGTCCTGGATCTCAGCCTTGACATAGATCTCTCTCTCATCGCTGATGAAGCACGCTGTCTTGCTGTCGAACGGGCGAGACTGAGCCTCCATCCTCTCCTTTTCAGACTTGCGGAGGAACTGGGCAGCAGGTCCAAAGATTGCCATTTCCCCATCTGTGCTCATTGTGTCTTCCTGAATCAAAGACAAACACTTACAGCATCTTTTAAATACTTTCACAGGTATTTAATGGTTGAAATCAAATCCAAAAGTCACAATACTCACCCACTTATTGCAATGCTGTGTACCACAAAATAGACTTGGACCTAATTTTGcaacagatgtttttaaaagtacaaacacagagaaaaatccTGCGCAGTCTCCAGAAGATTGTGGAGTTCTTGATCACACTAACCATAAAAAACATTACCACTGCGCCTTTTATACGTCATCATTGACCTTGGTGTGAAGCCTCCTTCCTTTACATGGGCATGCCGTCAGTGAGCTACACAAACCTGTTGCACCTCATGGATAAGGATGGATCACGGATTAAGCACAAGATGCTGCACAGTTATATATAGCTTCTCAAACTGTGAATGACACAGTTAAACAATACTGACTGAAgtcacatttttgtatttagttataaaatgtataatggAGAGGAAAATATAAGACgcatttattatttgaaacACTTTTATCTGCGTGGCTATTCGGCAACAACAATGTGctttactaaaatgtaaaaagcataaatacatgaaattaaagaaaccagatgatgataataatagaCATAATAcacaaattagattttaaaatagtaAGATTAAGTAGAATTAAAgtcaaaaattaaaattaaagtgcaGTAAAGCTATGTGAgtcaaaaaaagttaatttaaagtaaattacatGTTGTAGTAGTAACAATATTCATTGGAACATAGATAGGCATTTAAAATAATACCATGGTTAATACGTTTCTCTATAATACATTATCCTGACATTCTTATTGTACATTCAACAATGACCCCCACTGTCAGTTGGTGGTCTTTACAAAGGCTGCAGATTCAGCCCTTTCTAGTGCTACTCATTTTGAAATTACAAATTGCCCATTTGGTATTGACATAATGGATAATTTTCCAATTTGAATCCCTGTTGGAGATCTGTATACACATCATATTTTTACCACCTTTGCTGCTGATCAATGGTGAGTTTTAGCCAAGTTATGTCACATTGTTGTGTTAACCACACAATGACAGAGCAGTCTATGGTTTAGTAGATAATCCTcagctgcacagaaaaaagGAACGGACACTTGATTCCTATGACTTCTCTTAAAAACCCTATACTTACTGAAATTGCATAAACCTTGACTCGGTTTTTGATTGTCAGTGATTTGTCATATTTCAAAAAAGTCTGGTTTTAGACACAGAATTTCCTGCATgacatttgctgcatttatattttttatatattttttattctgatGTCTGTGTTTCATCTGAAATTGACAAACCTCAATGCTGACTTCCAACAAAAGTCCTGCAAATTAAGAAAGATCAACTGCAGCAATGCTACATTATAAACAAGGTCGAAATAAAGCTATAGGTTATTTATATGATCTCCAAGAgctcattcacattcacattggAGTAAGGTGAATATTCCCCCTGATTATCCAACTTGTTTTCAGGGTCTTAAACTGCTATTTCAGTGTATACAGCAGACAGAGGTGATTAATGCCCGGACACGAACAAGCAGACAACCTTTAAAAGTGGATTTGAAGAGGATTGATCATATTCCTTATAGAGGATTATTGGAGGCAGCTGGACGGAAATAAAGGCCATCAAAGCCTGAGGGGGATACAGTTGACACTGAACCAATGATCCAAAGTAAACAGTTGTTTTAACAATGAAACTGAAGCCACAATCCAAAATCAACAGTTCAATGTGAAAAGTGTATTCGTTATTCTTGTCCACCAATCACAGCTCGGAGTGAAGCTTTTGTTATCAGTTATCATGTGATGTAGCTGTAATGTCACAGCAAGGTGAGGACAAGGGACAGAAGTGCCTGAGTGACTTTGCAAGCAGGTTAGGGTTTCACTTCAAAGGGAGTCTTTAATCTCCGTTGTAGCTCCTCACTTTTCCTTAAAATGCTTCGACAATTGCAAAACTTTTCAGCAGTACATGAAACTTGATCACGTGTGGATGCCACAATGATGAGTTTTGTTCAGGGAAAGTTTGAAGGTCACGGCACAGGAGGCCGGAAAGTTGATTCCTAGATTAGTGAGTGATGCATTTCCACGCATAATGGAGGTAAATCAAGTGATGCTATAGCGTTTAAAGTGGGAATGTTCAGTCAGAGTGAAAGAGATAAACTAAAGTGATAAACATCCAAATTCTGACAGACCTGACACAGGTTTGTTGAGTTTTCTCTGAAAGTGAGAATAAAATGAAGTCAGTCAGTATGTGGCTGTTTCAAACAGCCCATTTGTGTCAAGAAGATGAAAAGGCCATTAATATTAGATCTTTTTCAGGATTTCACTTTCCAGAGAGACATTCAGTATTTTgatcaacaacacaaacacaaaaaaaatgacactgcACCAAAAATAGTGTGCATTTgcatattttccttttcttggcTCTTTTACTTAGGACAAAGCTACTTTGTTCTGTGGTGACAGAATGAGGAGACAAACCATGTTAAGAGAAGCATGGAAAGAatattttgattcatttatgAAACATAATTCTGTGTGACATATATATACAAACTAAAAAGGTGGAAACAAATACTATAAACATTGAGTACTTCATATATTGTAAAAAATGGAGTTGTAAACTAAATAGCATCAAATCTCTAGCGGGACAAACATAGCGGGACATAATAGCTAACATACtgatttaatgttgtgattTGGTGACTGATGAACCAAATGTAAACCCATTAGATGAATTGGaggaaatataaaaaactgTAATGCTGTGCTGAATCATTTATCTTAGCATGCCTTGGATCTTTGTCAGCTGCTGCAACATGTTAAATTTGGCAACCCATGCACAAGCTCCTCCGTGGACATGGTCATGCTGTCAGCAACAATCTCCAATGCTGTCATGGGAGCTGTGGTCCACTATACACAAACTGAATTGTATGAACATTTGAGACGCAGGTGCTGGGTCTGTAAAACAGCCATAATTGGGCTGCGTAAGTACAGAGGATGTGCAGAGGTTTGAGGAGCTTGTCGCAAGAAGCATGCAGCCAGCAGTGAGCATAAGGCATCACGCTGAAAAAAAGTTTGGTGTCTGGTCTATTTGGAGCCCATGAAGGTGGAAGGATTAATAGTCTGgattaaaaggaataaaaatatcCAGACCACCCCCTCATACTCACGGTTCTGTAGCTTCATATAACATATAGCTTCATATTTATAATGCATATAAATACTTTAGGGTCTAATTTAAGGTTTATTGTCTGGGTTCAGCTGAAGGCGTAGACATTATGCCATGTTACATTTGCAGTTATGAACCCAAACCCCAGCTACGTAATGTAGAAGACAAACAACTACACAGTTACTCTATGCTTATGATCTTAGTTGATTTACTGTAGCTATAACATTAAAACTGCtatgaattaaatattatctCCTGCTGATATTATCTACCTGCTGATTCTCCGAATTAGATGTAGatagtgggatcttcaaagtctttacaATTTTACGTCGAGGAACTTTTTCTGAGActgtgaacctctgcccatctttacagtcgagaggctctgtctctctgaaaggCTCCTTTTATACCAAGTCATGTTACTGAGCTGTTagctgtcaaatgctcctcattttgtttttgatttgcaacagttacttttccagccttttgttgtccctgttcaaaatgagctaatattttccaggaaatgatgaaaatggctcagtttcaacatctgataaatGGTTTACTTTCAAATGTGAACAAAATGCAGGTTTATGAGATCagtgcaaatcattgcattctgttttaatttacattttacacatcgtcccaaagTCTTTTGAATCGGGGGTGAATTTAAATTTTGAGGTTCACACCCTGgccggctgtggcctttctgtgtggaatttggATGTTCTCTcagtgcttgcgtgggtttcctatGGGTACTCCGctttcctcccatagtccaaaaacatgcatgtaagAATGATTGCTGAATCTGAAATTGCCCATACAGTAggtctgaatgtgtgtctgttggtatatgtctctctgtggccctgcgaTACACgcgatctgtccagggtgtaccccgtctcttgcccactgacagctgggataggctccagccccctcgcgacccacataggataagtggtgaaagataattgatggatggatttaaattttgttttttgttttcacttaaatatcttacatttttttcctgaacATCTGCACATTGCAAACTAAACTGTAAAGGACCCTAAAGGACTGGGCCAGC includes these proteins:
- the LOC137100120 gene encoding myosin-4-like isoform X2 — encoded protein: MSTDGEMAIFGPAAQFLRKSEKERMEAQSRPFDSKTACFISDEREIYVKAEIQDKADGRVTVNTIDDKVGETLTVRDDQVFPMNPPKFDKIEDMVMMTHLHEPAVLFNLKERYAAWMIYTYSGLFCVTVNPYKWLPVYNPEVVQAYRGKKRMEVPPHIFALSDNAYQFMLTDRENQSILITGESGAGKTVNTKRVIQYFATIAVSSDKKKENNSKMQGTLEDQIIQANPLLEAFGNAKTVRNDNSSRFGKFIRIHFGTTGKLASADIETYLLEKSRVTFQLVAERSYHIFYQLTCNKKPELIDLLLITTNPYDFAFISQGEISVKSLNDAEELMATDEAFDILGFTAEEKMSIYKLIGAVMHYGNMKFKQKQREEQAEPDGTEEADKAAYLMGLNSADLLKNLCYPRVKVGNEYVTKGQNVQQVYNSIGALAKSVYEKMFLWMVMRINQQLDTKQPRQHFIGVLDIAGFEIFDYNSMEQLCINFTNEKLQQFFNHHMFVLEQEEYRKEGIEWEFIDFGMDLAACIELIEKPMGIFSILEEECMFPKSTDTSFKNKLYDQHLGKNNCFLKPKPIKGKPEAHFTLVHYAGNVDYNITGWLEKNKDPLNESVVQLYQKSSVKILGMFYANFSGSNGGTKKGSKKKGASFQTVSALFRENLGKLMTNLRTTHPHFVRCLIPNETKTPGIMENHLVIHQLRCNGVLEGIRICRKGFPSRILYGDFKQRYRILNVSAVPEGQFMDNKKAAEKLLGSIDVDSTQYKFGHTKVFFKAGLLGALEEMRDERLAQVVTSTQALCRGYLIRLEYQKMIARKEAIYTIQYNLRSFMNVKHWPWMKLYFKLKPLLKSAEAEKEMAQMKVDFTKLKEDLAKSENRRKELEEKMVSIVQEKNDLVLQVQAEADNLLDAEEKCEGLIKSKIQLEAKLKEVTERLEDEEEVNAELTAKKRKLEDACAELKKDIDDLELTLAKVEKDKHAAENKVKNLTEEIMSQDENITKLSKEKKALQDAHQQTLDDLQSEEDKVNALIKAKTKLDQQVDELESSLESEKKVRMDLERTKRKLEGDMKLAQESIMDLENEKQQLDEKLKKKDFELSQLLAKIEDEQALGTQLQKKIKELQARMEELEEEIEAERSARAKVEKQRSDLSRELEEITERLEEAGGATAAQVEKNKKREAEFLKLRRDLEESSLQHDATSAALRKKHLDSVAELGEQLDNVQRIRQKLEKEKSELKLELDDLSSNMESMAKAKIHLEKMCRSLEDQLNEVKTKEEENEKLINDLSTQKARLQMENAEMSRHLDEKESLMSQLSRGKQAFIQQIEELKRLYEEEVKAKNALAHGLHSARHDCELLREQYEEEQEAKAELHRCLSKANSEVAHWRTKYETDAIQRTEELEEAKKKLAMRLQDAEEAVEAVNSKCSSLEKTKQRLQGEVEDLMMDVERSNAAAAALDKKQRNYDKVEAEWKQKYEESQAELESALKEACSLGTENFKMKNTFEECVEQVETLKRENKNLQQEITDLTEQLGETSKTIYELDKSKKQTEQEKMEAQSSLEEAEASLEHEESKILRVQLELNQVKSEADKRIAEKEEEIEQLKRNSQYITDTMQSNLDAEVRSRNDALRVKKKMEGDLNEMEIQLSHANRQAADAQKQLRNVQVQLKEAQIHLDDTLRSNDDMKEQVGVTERRSNLMQAEMEELRAALEQTERSRKLAEQELLDASERVQLLHAQNTSLLNSRKKLEADLSQIHGEMDDIVQGAKNAEEKAKKATTDVAMMAEELKKEQDTNAHLERMKKNLEVTVKDLQHRLDEAEILAMKGGKKQIQKLEARVRELENELEVEQRHGSDAGKGVRKLERKIKDLNYQSEEDKKNIIRLQELLDKLQLKVKAYKRQAEEAEEQVNTHLTKLRKVQHELEEAVERANIAESQVNKMKVKSRHIGKASPTASGNIIVIQICI